Genomic DNA from Bemisia tabaci chromosome 2, PGI_BMITA_v3:
gaaaaattgtggttttgattttattgtgttttttttaaatatctacGTATACAAATACTTACGAGGATCATGGCAACATGAGAGAATCTATCATAAGTTTGACAAATATAGGACAAGCCACTATCATCCAAAAGAATTTTTTGAAGGATGAAAGTGGCGACGGTTTTCGAAAGTTCTGAGCCAGACTCCATTATGCGTAAACACAGAGGTATGATTTCTGTTGTTAGTAGGAAAGTAATAACTTCTTGTTCATcagtctgaaaaaaaagataccaTACGTTAACTTGAGTTGGCGCataaagaaattaataaaaaacccTCAGAagatcaaagttttaaaaattggataCAACTAAAAACTGACACCCATTTTCCATTTCTTCAAAAGAGCGTTATCAGACTTTTTTCGCATGAAAATTTTAGCGAATATCTTTAAATGGGCGAACATAAATCTCACAGAATTTTGTACAATAACAATGATTGGTCATTCTTCAAGAGACTTTGGAACTTCTTGCATCCCTGCTTAGCCTAAGGTATCTTGTAATTTCCAGCAAAACGTATTTTACTTCCTTGAAGGATCTCCCTTCTTAACTACATAGAcgtgaccaaaaaaaaaaaaaaaaaaaactccctcaagaaaataaaatacgacAGGAAATTTGTGATATCATAGACCGAGCAAGGatgcaaaaagttccaaaatgctGAGTGTGTTCCAAAATCCAGCATTTTTACCTTGCAGCCAAATTTTGTAGTTACCCTGTTGGAAAATGCTTATTTCTATGGCAAACTGAACtatttgttccatttttttaagtactgagaaagagagagagagagagggacaGAAATAGacggaataaaaaaaagagttcATCACTTTTGGAAATGACCTTGTAGCCTTAAATTTGCTAAGGTCTGCAGATTGCAAGATCAGACATCTTTTACACACATGGAACCAATATACACGGTTTACTAGTATTGATGTGTTGAgccttaaaaaattggaagatccGTAGCTCCATTTTGAGTCCAAATTGGTGTAAAAGCAGGACACCTGTTCCAGCAAAAAATAGGATTTTGTACTCCGGTACACACcgtaggggaaaggctttctttaCAAGGTGTTCATGCCTGAACTTTTTCCTATGGTTGTCTGTGTGATGTATGGTGGGTACCGGAAacctatttttcgcaggaaaaaCGACCCCGCTTGTATCTAGGATCATCCATTTAAATCTTGTTACAGTGCTCAGATGAGCTTCCtacattttcaaatatattccaaaattgtatttttcagaaaatcactGATAACACGTTATACAGAAAGTTGTTGTCTATGGACACATACCTTGACAAGGGCTCCGATCACACCAAGGCTCGTCAACCGGAGGTATTCAAATGGTCGAGTTTTACTAACAGTGTGTAAAAATGGATATAAATATAAAGGAATATGAGCAGCGAGGAATGCTGAGCGAGTCTCTGAATGAGAGGCAACACACTGAAGGAGCGCCAGAGCATTGCAAACGCGGTTGGACTGATGAGCAGTCAAAGTTGCAGGGTTAATAGCAGGATAAATGTTGATGATTTCTTGAAGAAGGGCAGCAATAGTCCCAAATGAATTCCATAACATAGGAGCCAAATCTGGCACTACTTCTCGCTTTTTGCTGGAAATGAAATCAAATTaacaaatacattaaaaattacatttaaaagTTCTTCCCTGGAGAGGAAATTAAtacttcctatttttttttcttgctgaaGAGAAACTATTGGAAATTCACAGGTTGGAAAAAGGGCATGACATGAGCACCCGGTTCCAAACAAAGAGGCAGTAGTAAAACTTTAATAGTGCTAGAAAACTGAATGCAAATGAACTAATTGCAACACTTCAAATCTTtaaatattatttctttttaaaatgtctGCATGATTAAGTGTCATTGTGCACCTCGGCACTATCACTTAATGTTTTCCTGATAATAAGCCTATTATGTGAGTTTTAGAGCGTTAAGATAAACATATTCTTGTTACTTTTTTATGCTTAGGAGCTGACTCTACGTCTCTTTTCTTATTATTGATCgatttataataaaaaaaaagtgtgtgcTCGGGTGTTGCAAAGACCATAAGTTTGGGCACTTTTACACACTCCCACACTGCTGCAAGTTCACAAGCATGGGTGAAACATTtgagatttaaacttaaatcactGACCTTAATTCAAGAAGGGCATTTTCTCTCGTTTCAATGTTGGCCAATTCAATTACCCACATATAAATCTTCTCTCGATCAACACTTTGCTGCTGAAGAGCGGTCGGACTTTCTTGAGCACTCATAATCCCTTCACGCTGCAAAATGAGAAAGTGAAACATGAGTCATAAAAAAAGTTTACCTTTCGGGCAGGAGatgtaaaatataaatattgAACTGATACCCACTTGTATGACACATAAAGCAATGGAGCTGACTTTAAAAACTATTTATAAAATGAGATTAGTCTGAGAATTACTCCAGAGAAAAGTAGTCCCATGAAACAAAGTAATGCTAGAGAACAGTAGATATCATGAGTAGAATACTATTCAGATATTACTGTAGGAAAGAAGATATTTGTTCGTGTATATTCTTCAACAATTTCAACGGACGTTCTTCTTCTCTTAAAGATtcaaaacaaataataaaaacaatatTCAGGCTATAATTTGGAAATCTTATAGTGGACTGGCAAAAACATCTCTCAATAATCTTACATGGGGAGCAGATGATCAGGATCATGGATGTCTTACAATTGCTAGCGAAGCTCATTCTCCaaacattgaaataaaatcaacgCTTGCTTACGCTAGCTTTCATCAATTGTATCATCCCAATACATGTATTAAGCTGTTGATTGGTGTCAGCTAAGAAATAATCAGAGATTTACTTTCAGCCCAATAAACGGTGCAAACTTAACAAAGTCATCTTGTGGATTTCTATTTTGAAAGAGATAATGAATCCATCCATCTCATGGTAAGCAACATGTAAGTGTCTTTAAATTGTGTTTACTAAACATTTCAGATTGGTGCTACTATTTGTTAGACAACAAAATGTTACATCTGTCATGTGTTGTTGACCTCTACTGGTGAGCTGTACCTAGTTTTAGGTACTACTCATCACCATCACAAAGTTGAGAGTTCACACCAGTTCCTGTAAgtgattttaggaaaaaattaatgatactACCATTATAAAACTTCCTTCATTTGATTGACTGCTTCCGAAAGAAGACTGGCGATTGATGAGTAGTCAAGCGTGGCACCAAGATCTCCTACGTTGCTGCTGCTGAGATAATCGTACTATAACTAGAGAAATAGAATTGGAGGTTGTTATACAAAACCTGATAGTCGATTGAATAAAACTAACACTAATTAATTTCTGAAATAATGGTTGTAATAAGTCATTTCTTCACACTAGACTGACACCAAGCGATCATATAacctttcatttatttatttaccgaAATCGGCAACTCAACtttttgttgccaaatgtacGCCACGCCATGACGTCAAGAATGCTTTTTGACTGCTATTGACGTCACTCTTCACATTATTATCAACCTAACCTAATAGAATTCTTATTGGTGAAGCGGTGAAGTTTGAATCTGAACGATTGGaaatttatttccttttttcttttcactccTTTCAGCAGAAAAAGTTTCTATTAATGATATGTTTACCACGAATGTACATCTGAATTTCTCGTATCCATTTTGTGATGTGTTCAAAGTGGCCCCTCAGCTCGCCTTCAAGTTGTCTCGTCTATAGAGCACTAATGCACAGTGCGTTGTCTAGCCATCAAAACCTAGAGGTATAAACTAATccattattttttgggggggacgAGAAGGAATCGGCCGTCAGGCCATTACCGACTATTCAATGATACATTTCATCCTGAAGAGGTTCGTAGGACTTACCGAAAGAATGTCCATGTTAAAGTTCAAAGTTTCTGAAAGATTAAACGCACACTCATGAGAGATGAGGGTCTGTATAAGTAATAGTAGTTATAAGGATGACTAGGATAATCCAGCACGTGACGCCTTGTGAGACAGCAAGTGCAATTTGAGTTGTCAAGATCAAAAACTGCAAATACAAATGCATATCAACTGTGAACCCGCCAGaccgtatctcgtttgcggtgtctgcaAATCTCTACTCCTAATTTATGTTTTAAGGAAAACAAATCtgtatcattccttgaagtctTAGCAAAGTTTTCCTTGCACAGATGAGAAATATcacggaatttttcaaaaactgatgtTGCGTGGCtttctatttgaaaaataaagtatgacaggaagtctgctttattgcaaactgagatacgtggtctggtaatttCTCCATTGATATGTACCCTTTGCTGATGCTGATAATTAATTCAAATACAAAGGAAGCTATCAGTTATGAAATTGCAAGAATGCATGTTTAGGAAAACCCGATTTATCAGGAGAGCTGAAATACTAACAatgtttgttattttttgtcCTGCAACAATGCAAGTCTCCattcatatttaattttctgaaggaaaaccAAACAACGGTTATTATTGAAACTCACTGTAAAATTTCATCACTTGTTCTTAATACCCAAATCACAGAAAACTGCAAGGAACATTTTGATTACTTAGTTTGCCTTGCAGAGAATTAAAAATAGTACTACTCTCATAGTAGACTCTTGAATGTGTTTCTCTTGAATGTCCAGTCATCCAATAACAATTGTTACTCATTTATTTTCAGAAGTATAACACCAAACGACAAAATTGGAATCATGCTTGACTGAAATCATAACTTACTTTTCTACCATGTCGAAGGAAAGGAGGCGAATGAAGGTTACTCATAAAAGACCGAATCCACTCTTTGAACAATGGCTTGAAGAATGGCGAGAAGAAGCAGTTCAAAAGAATTCAAATCTTCAGTATTGCTACAGCAAGGTAATACAGTGTATTTTATCTGCCTACACCATCTAGATAACTATAACGAGAGTTAGTTGATCGCATGAAATGGCACTTAAGAATGAAGATTATTCTCGGCTGCCAAAATTTAGGATATTGATGCCTgaagtcaaaatatttgttttttcatcaCAATGTGTAAGAATCTACagcttttctctatttttttttctttctttctttttctttgtaaagGAAAGTAAGTAAAACttctccttgaagttttctgtAAATACTTTTCACACAGGAAAGAAATTCACaccaaatttaaataaaaaaagtttcgtcagtttttctgaaaataatcaAGCATGAGTAGTAATTTGTAACATCACAattcaaaatatgcattttttttttctcgatccATTGATACAAACAAAAATACTTACAATTTGGCCTGAAACTTTAAGTAACAAGGTAGGCAAATAGTGCTGGGTGTACACTATTTTGCAGAGAACATGAGAtaaagaaattccaaaaattctcaaTCAGAGTCAGAAGAGCCATGAATGCACCTACTTGCCTTtgcaaaatgcttaaaagtatatgatgatttaaatttttcccttttgTAGGGTTCCTCTCAATATTACTTCCAACTAATaatgattacaaaaaaaattgagtgtaaAAAGTAATTTACCTTCCTCCTTGACAGTTTCGCAAGAGTGATAACTCGTATGATTAATGATTTTCTACTCCCCTGATAGCGCCCAATTTCCTCTCTAGGGGCTCATTTCTGCGTTAAtaaatcaagcatttttttttttacagtcttGTGAGTACCTATATCTTTTATAACCCAAGGAAAACCTACAAAAAGTGTAAAGGTATCATCCTCTTCTGAACTTGGACACATTTTTCTCAATTctattgtttcaaaatctttgctcccatttctttttaaatagaaaatgagCCATATTGTTTGCTTGACATTTTTGTAGTATTGGAATGCATTCACGTAAGGATAAAAAATTCCTAATGTCTCTGAGGAAGTATGTGAGTTTCCtgattaaaaaatttggaacaGTCAGGagttcataattttgtttgtgtAATGCAGCAAACCTGTTTTCTTAATGCAGCCATATttatattgttttattttccatcacaaaaataaatcatagGCAACATGAAAAGCAGTCAGGCCGGTTCTAGTTGAAGCCAAGCCATTCCTAAAATTTATTAGTATTCTTTTAcaataatttgtattttattttactaagGATAGGTATGTAATACCCCTACTTTTTTTTGTTACAGGCACTGAAGTCTCTCAAGCGATTTCCTTTACCTCTCAAAACAGGAAAGGATTGTTTGATTCTGGACAACTTTGGGCACAATTTATGTAGCAAATTAGACAGGAAGCTAGAAGAATACAGAAGAACCCATCCACTGAGTGAGCATCCATTAAGTGACACCTATGATAAATATCTGATTAGATCATTGGGGAGACTGTGTAATTGCAGAACTTCATTGGAAACCTTTTTCTCTGTCAAGCAGTTTTTCCAGACACAAGGATGGTGATCCATTATGATTATTGGGGGATTCCATCCATATATTGGGTAGTTAAACATATCCCAATCCAagatatgtgtttttttaactCATCAAGTGATATGCAAATTTACCATAATAAGTGTCGCAGTGATAATGATTCAGCCTGTAAGGCAGAACCTGTGCCTCTTCTGTTGAAATCATTTAATGGTTTGCTGTCAAACTTCAAAAGAATTTATTCTGCATGCACCAGTTTTAAGATAACTTGAGGTTAGACAAAAAAGTCAAAACTTATCGTACAAGTCGTGTAATGGAGGTCTAGCATTATTTCTGAATGGGTAATGAAGGAGTGCCCTTCTCTACCAAAGGCAACAGTTTTAAACGGGTGTAAAATGGaacgaaaacttaaaattctgaaaataataCATTCCTCAAAATACTCATACGTTTTTTATACCTTTTAAgaacctgttttttttttcagttaaatcaATTACGTAAGATTTGACAActatgtaaacattttcaagatAGTGCAAAGGAAGCAAAGAGCAATATCATTTCAAGATGGATCACTTAGGGAGGTGACAGATAAACTTTCATTTCTAGTATGTTGTATTTGTTGCCCTCGAATTTTcacctcaaattttttctgttaACTCTTAGGCAGCAGCGATGATTTAACTGATGTTGATGCACCAactttggcatgttctacaagCAACCCACAAAGAGCAAACAAGACTGCAAAGAAACGGGTATGATTTTTAGTAAGAATGTAAATTATTCTCACGCTCACATCTGTTAGAGATGATCAATTTCAAAcacacaataaaaaattaagctcatttatatttttattttgtattcgtatctgtttcatttttatgtttttttttttttcattatttatttgtccaGTGCTGATTCTACTGCTTTATTTTCCCCATAAATTCATAGGTAGCTGTTCAAAGCAAAGATCCCAAACTTTGAAAGGCAGGATGAGTCTTATTGCTGGGtttattttttatggatttgtTTTGAGGAGGCAAAGTTACAAGTAACTGCATACAAGTTCTTGCATTTAAAAATCAGTCTCTTTTTTATTATGTAGGATGTTTGGTCATCTAGAAAATTCTAATTTGCTGTGTgaaaaacagagaagaaaaaacattttgaaacaaaatagtTTCTCTATTTACTTATCACTTTTACCTCAATTGTTGTAATCTTAAGGTAATTTTCAGCACCTACTTATCACCTGATTTGGTTTGTCCAGAAATTGAATGATGAAGAGCGAGCAAGCACATCAACATCTCCTTCGGCCAAAAAACAAAGATCCTATGTACCTGCGTTTCGATCCGGAGGTTATGCCATTTTGATAACCCTCTATCGGAGTCAAAACGAAGGAAATTACCCTGGTTTCATGACTAAAG
This window encodes:
- the Rcd-1 gene encoding CCR4-NOT transcription complex subunit 9; translated protein: MREGIMSAQESPTALQQQSVDREKIYMWVIELANIETRENALLELSKKREVVPDLAPMLWNSFGTIAALLQEIINIYPAINPATLTAHQSNRVCNALALLQCVASHSETRSAFLAAHIPLYLYPFLHTVSKTRPFEYLRLTSLGVIGALVKTDEQEVITFLLTTEIIPLCLRIMESGSELSKTVATFILQKILLDDSGLSYICQTYDRFSHVAMILGKMVLSLAKEPSARLLKHVVRCYLRLSDNARACVALRQCLPDQLRDATFVMCLQEDKSTKHWLAQLLKNLETRSVGPVVIAPLSPQ